In Deltaproteobacteria bacterium, the sequence CTTCTTAAAAGAGGATGACAAAGAGGTGGAAGATTGCCCCCTTGCCCCTCAACAGTTGACCGAGATGCTGGGCCTCATCAAGAAGGGGACCATCAGCGGCAAGATAGCCAAGACCGTCTTTGAAGAGATGTATAAAACAGGCAAAGGGGCGAGCCAGATCGTCAAGGAACAGGGCCTGGTTCAGATCACCGACGAAGATGCCTTAACGAAGATGGTGGAAGAGGTCCTCGAGAGTCATTCCAAGGAGGTGGAGGCGTATAAAAAGGGGAAAGAGAAGCTCTTTGGATTCTTTGTCGGACAGGTAATGAAGGTCACCCAGGGCAAGGCCAACCCTCAACTTGTTAATGAGATATTGAAGAAGAAATTGAGCTAGTCATTCAACCCTTCCACGCTTTATACCCTGAAATTTAGCAAAACGCAAAAAATACTTGACAATACGGATTTTTTCTATGCAGTATACCAGTAGTAAAATAGATAAAAATCTTATTCTGTATTTAAGGTATAAGACAGAAATATTTCTATACAATCAATAGTTAGGTGCAAAAAATAACCATGATCTCAATTTCACCACAAGAATTCGAGGTCTTGTTACCCCTGGCATGTGCGTGGGCGCAAGAACAGGAAAGGCTGATTTTAGAAAAAGGAGTAGAACTGACAGACGACCAGATGGCTGATGCAAGATCCATAGGGGTCACATTTCCTGAACGTGTTCGTCTTCTCGAGGTCAAGCAGATCCCTATGCCCGAGCACCCCGGGCTGCGTGCAGCCGCTCAAGAAACCGGGCTGATCTCTCCGGAGGCGGCTGGCCTGACGCTGCGCCATGGCATTTATATTCGCTCCTATTCCTGGGATGTGCGCAGCCTAGTAGCTCATGAATTGGTACATGTCAAGCAGTATGAACAACTCGGTGGGTTTACGCCCTTTCTCAGGAAATATTTATGGGAGTGTCTAACGATTGGCTATCCAGACGCACCGATGGAACAGGAAGCAAGATCAATTGAAGAAAAGTTTTACACCTATTCTCTATGATACCTTTGATAAGATGCAGGACCTTCAGCATTGGCCTGGGTTGACGGAGCGCGCGAACTAAGATAGAGTTCACCTAAATTCCACCTAACTGAATGTGTAAAGATGTTTTGGGTCCACTTTGCTATAGCTGCTGTTATCATAATTGGTGCGGGGTATAAGCTATCCCACTATGGCGCCCAGATCGCAAAGAGAACCGGGATCAGCCGAACCTTTCTGGGAATTATCTTGTTCTCGACCATAACCTCTCTCCCGGAATTGACCGTTTGCATAACCTCTGCCTCTGTGGTCGGAGCGCCGGACTTGGCTGTTGGCAACGTCTTCGGGAGTAATCTCTTCAACCTCCTTCTGATCGCAGTCCTTGATATCGTTCAGGGAAAGGGGGCGATCCTCGACCGCCTCTCCACGGGCCATGTCCTTGCTGCCAGCATCGGAATTTTGCTTACGGGGCTTGCCATCCTCTGCATTGGCCTTGGATTGAGTTTCAACCTGCGATTTATGGGACTTGAAAGCATCATCTTGATCCTGCTCTATGTGATGGGAATAAAAATTCTATATCGCCACGAGATCCTTGGATCGCCAAAAGGGATCCCTAAAGTCCAAAAATCGGCGGAGATTGAAGGGGGGAAATCCGTTTACATCTTTTTTGCCATCGGCGCTATTGCTATCGTAGGCGCTGGCCTCTGGCTTTCGGTCACGGCCGACGCCATTGCACAAGCGATGGGTTGGGACCGGTCCTTTGTTGGAAGTTTTATGCTGGCCGTTGTAACATCTCTTCCGGAACTCGCGGTGGGGATTCCTCTGGTCAGAATGGGGGCTCTTGATATGGCCATCGGAAGCCTCTTGGGTAGCAATATCTTCAACATTGCCATCATCCCCGTGGCCGATATCTTTTTCACCCGAGGGGCCATATTGGCCAATGTCTCACAGAACCATATCCTGACGGCTGTCTTGGGGATCGTCATGACCAACATTGTCATCATAGATCTCATCTATAGAGCTAAGAAAGTCCCCTGGCGGGTGAGTTGGGGATCCATCTCCATAATCAGCCTCTATCTCTTGGGGAGCATTACCCTTTTCAAGCTGGGAATTCGCTAATTCGGGGACACCATAC encodes:
- a CDS encoding sodium:calcium antiporter; the protein is MFWVHFAIAAVIIIGAGYKLSHYGAQIAKRTGISRTFLGIILFSTITSLPELTVCITSASVVGAPDLAVGNVFGSNLFNLLLIAVLDIVQGKGAILDRLSTGHVLAASIGILLTGLAILCIGLGLSFNLRFMGLESIILILLYVMGIKILYRHEILGSPKGIPKVQKSAEIEGGKSVYIFFAIGAIAIVGAGLWLSVTADAIAQAMGWDRSFVGSFMLAVVTSLPELAVGIPLVRMGALDMAIGSLLGSNIFNIAIIPVADIFFTRGAILANVSQNHILTAVLGIVMTNIVIIDLIYRAKKVPWRVSWGSISIISLYLLGSITLFKLGIR